A region from the Citrobacter telavivensis genome encodes:
- a CDS encoding fimbria/pilus periplasmic chaperone translates to MAAWALSMIGGYAQAGVSLDRTRVIITEKEASSSANLSNTSPDIPFLAQSWVEDEKGNKITSPLIVLPPLQRINGGQKGIARVTKTAGIEKLPQDRESLFYLNVREIPPKPDKPNTLQLAMQSRIKLFYRPAAVIPKTRSEVWQDQVVFHKNGSQMTVQNPTPYYVTILGLSKGAGQKITQFPGIMIAPKSSQQFAVTDGNVSQFSMMFVNDYGGHPELKFRCDGNTCKALPPAQQG, encoded by the coding sequence ATGGCGGCGTGGGCGCTGAGCATGATTGGCGGCTACGCGCAGGCAGGGGTCTCTCTGGATCGGACCCGCGTCATTATTACGGAGAAAGAGGCCTCGTCGAGTGCCAATCTGTCCAACACCAGCCCGGATATTCCCTTCCTCGCCCAGTCGTGGGTAGAGGATGAAAAAGGCAACAAGATTACGTCACCACTGATTGTGTTACCGCCTCTACAGCGGATCAACGGGGGACAGAAAGGGATCGCGCGCGTCACCAAAACCGCCGGGATTGAAAAGCTGCCGCAGGACAGAGAGAGCCTGTTCTACCTCAACGTCAGAGAGATCCCGCCGAAGCCGGATAAACCGAACACGCTGCAACTGGCCATGCAGTCGCGCATCAAGCTGTTTTACCGCCCGGCGGCGGTGATCCCGAAGACCCGAAGTGAAGTCTGGCAGGACCAGGTGGTGTTCCATAAAAACGGCAGCCAGATGACGGTACAGAACCCAACGCCTTATTACGTCACGATCCTTGGGCTGTCCAAAGGGGCTGGACAGAAGATCACCCAATTTCCGGGGATCATGATCGCGCCCAAATCGAGCCAGCAGTTTGCGGTAACGGACGGGAATGTCAGTCAGTTTTCCATGATGTTCGTGAACGATTATGGCGGACACCCTGAGCTGAAGTTTCGTTGCGATGGCAACACCTGCAAAGCGCTTCCACCCGCGCAGCAGGGCTAA
- a CDS encoding fimbria/pilus outer membrane usher protein, translating to MSVKLKTHITMIALLVMNSGYAATASAEESIEFNTDVLDASERTQIDLSRFATDNYVTPGDYLLDIRINGQPVGQEKIRYIDAPEGKRTLPCISGDLLDKLALKDDARAQVTQLYENCYSLQSLPGAKLSNYAGVLEITVPQAWMKYNDPSWTPPERWDEGIAGLLFDYSLNGQLTRQFNGQENYSAVSGYGQAGANIGGWRLRGEYQTSYYSQNHQFDFDWNQIYAYRPLPMIAAKLTLGEIYLNSQVFDTVRFTGINLASDERMLPPALQGYAPEIHGIARTNAKVTVSQSGRVIYETTVPAGPFNIQDLRSSVRGTLDVRVEEQDGSVSTFQVNTANIPYLTRPGYVRYNISGGTPSRYNHKMQGPTFLSGDFSWGVSNAWSLYGGLQSSGEEYTAASLGIGRDLYAFGAISVDATESWSRESDGKRLKGTSYKLSYAKTFDEYNSSITFAGYRFSQEDFRSMSQYLDERYQGYDHLGREKELYTITGNKTFWAGEAGKATTVFLTWTHQNYWDKRSQDRYGMSVGRSFRIGEINGISANLSAYRTDYKGRKDDSISFSLSVPIGDNKWAGLDIQTNNGKTSPMASYTDNSDYNNLWRIRAGASQSGNASVDGYYQHRSQLAEINTNASYQQNQYMALSTTLRGGFTATRHGAAMHNSGATINTARVMVDTNGIGGVPLNGKKSRTNGYGIAVVPDVVSYNSFDTRVDVDAMDSDVEPSKAISTTTLTEGAIGYQAFGMAKGMKMMGTLRLADGSVPPFGAEIYNTDGVSVAMVLEDGQAWLAGVNANETLNVMWGGKQQCQVTIPPGANDGRANGFLPCR from the coding sequence ATGTCGGTAAAATTAAAAACCCATATAACGATGATTGCTCTTCTGGTGATGAATAGCGGCTACGCGGCGACGGCCAGTGCCGAGGAGAGCATAGAGTTTAATACCGATGTCCTGGATGCTTCGGAGCGTACCCAGATTGATTTGTCGCGTTTTGCGACCGACAACTATGTCACCCCTGGCGATTATTTGCTGGATATCCGCATTAACGGTCAACCGGTCGGCCAGGAGAAAATTCGTTATATCGATGCTCCCGAAGGCAAGCGCACGCTGCCGTGCATCAGCGGCGACCTGCTGGATAAGCTGGCGCTGAAAGATGACGCGCGCGCGCAGGTCACTCAACTCTATGAGAATTGCTACTCATTGCAAAGCCTGCCGGGGGCGAAATTAAGCAACTACGCCGGCGTGCTTGAAATTACTGTACCGCAGGCGTGGATGAAGTATAACGATCCGAGCTGGACGCCGCCTGAACGCTGGGATGAAGGGATCGCGGGGCTCCTGTTCGATTACAGCCTCAACGGGCAACTCACTCGCCAGTTCAACGGCCAGGAAAACTACAGCGCAGTTTCAGGCTACGGTCAGGCAGGGGCGAACATCGGCGGCTGGCGTCTGCGCGGTGAGTATCAGACCAGCTACTACAGCCAGAACCATCAATTCGATTTCGACTGGAACCAGATCTACGCCTACCGCCCCTTGCCGATGATCGCGGCGAAACTGACGCTGGGTGAGATCTACCTGAATTCGCAGGTTTTCGATACCGTGCGTTTTACCGGGATCAACCTTGCCAGTGATGAGCGGATGCTGCCACCGGCGTTACAGGGCTATGCCCCTGAAATTCATGGTATCGCCCGCACCAACGCCAAAGTGACCGTCAGCCAGAGTGGGCGCGTCATCTATGAAACCACCGTGCCCGCCGGACCGTTCAATATTCAGGATTTACGCAGTTCGGTGCGCGGTACGCTCGATGTGCGCGTTGAAGAGCAGGACGGCTCGGTGTCGACCTTCCAGGTGAACACCGCCAACATTCCGTATCTCACGCGTCCGGGCTATGTTCGTTACAACATCTCAGGCGGTACGCCATCCCGCTACAACCATAAAATGCAGGGCCCGACGTTCCTCTCCGGCGATTTCTCCTGGGGGGTCAGCAACGCCTGGTCGCTGTACGGCGGCTTACAGTCTTCCGGTGAAGAGTACACCGCGGCGTCGTTGGGTATTGGGCGCGATCTCTACGCATTTGGCGCCATTTCCGTTGATGCCACCGAGTCATGGAGTCGCGAGTCTGACGGTAAACGACTGAAAGGGACCTCTTACAAGCTGAGTTACGCCAAAACCTTCGACGAATACAACAGTTCCATTACCTTCGCGGGTTACCGGTTCTCGCAGGAAGACTTCCGTTCAATGTCGCAATACCTCGATGAACGTTACCAGGGATATGACCATCTGGGACGCGAAAAAGAGCTCTATACCATCACCGGGAATAAAACGTTCTGGGCTGGCGAAGCGGGGAAGGCGACGACCGTCTTTCTCACCTGGACGCACCAGAACTACTGGGATAAGCGCAGCCAGGATCGCTACGGTATGTCTGTGGGACGCTCCTTCCGGATTGGCGAGATCAACGGCATCTCTGCCAACCTTTCCGCTTACCGTACCGATTACAAAGGGCGCAAAGACGACTCGATCTCCTTCTCGCTGTCGGTGCCGATTGGCGACAACAAATGGGCGGGGCTGGATATCCAGACCAACAACGGCAAAACCAGTCCGATGGCGTCTTACACCGACAACAGTGATTACAACAATTTGTGGCGTATTCGTGCCGGCGCCAGCCAGAGCGGTAACGCCAGCGTTGACGGCTATTACCAGCATCGTTCGCAACTGGCAGAAATTAATACCAACGCCAGCTATCAGCAGAACCAGTACATGGCGCTGAGCACCACCCTGCGCGGCGGCTTCACGGCAACCCGCCACGGCGCGGCGATGCATAACAGCGGCGCAACGATCAATACGGCACGCGTCATGGTGGATACCAACGGCATTGGCGGCGTTCCGCTCAATGGCAAGAAGTCGAGGACTAACGGCTACGGCATTGCCGTGGTGCCGGATGTGGTGAGCTACAACAGCTTTGACACCCGCGTGGACGTGGATGCGATGGACAGTGATGTCGAACCGTCAAAAGCCATCAGTACAACGACCCTGACGGAAGGCGCGATTGGCTATCAGGCCTTCGGCATGGCGAAGGGGATGAAGATGATGGGGACGTTGCGCCTCGCGGATGGCAGCGTACCGCCATTCGGCGCGGAAATTTACAACACCGATGGGGTGAGCGTCGCGATGGTGCTGGAAGACGGGCAAGCCTGGCTTGCCGGGGTCAATGCTAACGAAACGCTGAACGTGATGTGGGGCGGCAAACAGCAATGTCAGGTCACGATCCCGCCAGGTGCAAACGACGGGCGAGCGAACGGGTTTTTGCCGTGTCGTTAA
- a CDS encoding fimbrial protein: protein MKLSGLFRRKLPVLLALSTLGLPGAAWSVVDGEIEPVNGTYDYLINISNHDITNNQMGATVTDEFDLAGMFQGRAYCSQPMSNQPVFFMAQATLTQSGMTPGYLKLNDYMDVKIEIYIGGNLQDYKTVPFENVSNGADQNFCNVPSTILQNQFASGARGRVTFMITKPIINGVNLQGSEIAKLFGRLGPGAMGQTPLSRVTIASGVITVPDKCIVNQGTPIVVDFGNIPGNGSRLNGTNYSQNVPIHVKCEGGSFAQGALNIKLGIQQANPAFDDGKYLSTQGTTDRSELGIALRDRQGNPVAPNTFYNVPGFANNEGDWNLTAAPVAKYVTSVIPEGEFHASATVVAEFQ from the coding sequence ATGAAACTGTCAGGCCTGTTCCGCCGCAAATTGCCGGTCTTACTGGCACTCAGCACGCTCGGCTTGCCGGGCGCGGCGTGGTCCGTGGTGGACGGTGAAATTGAACCGGTGAACGGCACCTACGACTATCTGATTAATATTTCTAATCATGACATTACCAACAACCAGATGGGCGCAACGGTTACCGATGAATTCGACCTGGCCGGAATGTTCCAGGGGCGCGCTTACTGCTCACAGCCGATGAGTAATCAGCCGGTATTTTTCATGGCGCAAGCGACGTTAACGCAGTCCGGCATGACGCCGGGTTACCTCAAGCTCAACGACTATATGGACGTCAAAATTGAGATCTACATCGGTGGTAATCTGCAAGACTATAAAACCGTGCCGTTCGAGAACGTCTCAAACGGCGCCGATCAGAACTTCTGTAACGTCCCCAGCACCATTCTGCAAAACCAATTCGCTTCCGGTGCGAGGGGGCGGGTGACCTTTATGATCACCAAACCGATTATCAACGGGGTGAATCTGCAAGGCTCTGAAATCGCCAAACTCTTTGGCCGTCTGGGGCCGGGGGCCATGGGGCAAACCCCGCTGTCGCGCGTCACCATTGCCTCAGGCGTCATCACCGTACCGGATAAATGCATCGTCAATCAGGGAACGCCGATCGTCGTCGACTTCGGCAACATTCCGGGGAACGGCAGTCGGCTGAACGGCACCAACTACAGCCAAAACGTGCCGATTCATGTGAAGTGCGAGGGCGGCAGTTTTGCCCAGGGCGCACTGAATATCAAATTAGGGATCCAGCAGGCCAATCCGGCGTTTGATGACGGCAAATACCTGAGTACGCAAGGAACCACGGATCGTTCCGAACTGGGTATTGCGCTGCGTGACCGTCAGGGTAACCCGGTGGCGCCGAACACCTTCTATAACGTACCGGGGTTTGCCAATAACGAAGGCGACTGGAACCTGACTGCCGCACCGGTGGCGAAATACGTCACCTCAGTCATTCCGGAAGGCGAGTTCCATGCATCTGCAACGGTTGTGGCTGAATTCCAGTAA
- a CDS encoding thioredoxin domain-containing protein: MATQFKRITIISYSLFLIVISSLITVLCYHLFVFNTFATDSSQTQAFREVSAEQIANSPIKEARSIIEVMSYGCHYCAANEENLAEFSRTLPPGSSFTSIHITSENSGLAAYAPIFATLEEMGIEKNVRDSAYNAVITRNVDLTDEKVLNAWLEKNKIDADKFKTLRQSDAVKNRLSTMAAITAHYDINATPMFIINKRYVVAQDSEFPQFAQRMLQLLKEDK; this comes from the coding sequence ATGGCGACCCAATTTAAACGTATCACCATTATTAGCTATTCACTGTTTCTGATCGTTATCTCTTCGCTGATAACGGTGCTTTGCTATCACCTTTTTGTCTTTAATACGTTTGCCACGGATAGCTCGCAAACGCAGGCTTTTCGTGAAGTCAGCGCAGAGCAAATTGCGAATAGTCCGATCAAAGAAGCGCGCAGTATTATCGAAGTGATGTCTTACGGTTGCCATTATTGTGCGGCAAACGAAGAGAATCTGGCGGAATTTTCTCGCACGCTGCCGCCGGGAAGTTCGTTTACCTCGATCCATATTACCAGTGAGAACAGCGGCCTTGCCGCTTACGCCCCGATTTTTGCCACGCTGGAAGAGATGGGGATTGAAAAGAACGTTCGCGACAGCGCCTATAACGCCGTTATTACGCGCAATGTCGATCTCACCGATGAGAAGGTACTGAATGCCTGGCTGGAAAAAAACAAGATTGATGCGGATAAATTTAAAACCCTGCGCCAGAGTGACGCGGTAAAAAACCGTCTCAGCACGATGGCGGCCATTACCGCACACTATGACATTAACGCGACGCCGATGTTTATTATCAATAAACGCTATGTGGTGGCCCAGGACAGTGAATTTCCTCAATTTGCGCAGCGCATGCTGCAATTGCTGAAAGAGGATAAATAA
- a CDS encoding fimbrial protein translates to MKISNMFIISLYLCALTGSVSALGSTVTPGKLAMSGELIEAACSLDPNSRDIVVEFGDVSASLINRNDEGNITRPVLVRLTGCSVVKRGNDGSLYPYASVTFIGNAAASDPTTLLVSGEADGFGIRLRDSQGEILTLGQPSPGYELSETDNVLKFSASLVPVQKYIRAGEFTAVAQFFMDYH, encoded by the coding sequence ATGAAAATAAGCAATATGTTCATAATATCGCTTTATTTGTGTGCTCTGACGGGGTCGGTTTCTGCTTTAGGATCCACCGTCACGCCGGGTAAATTAGCGATGAGCGGTGAACTGATTGAGGCGGCATGCAGTCTTGACCCGAACAGTCGGGATATTGTGGTTGAGTTTGGCGATGTGTCTGCCAGTCTGATTAATCGAAATGATGAAGGCAATATTACGCGGCCAGTATTGGTACGCCTGACCGGTTGTTCCGTGGTGAAACGGGGCAACGATGGTTCACTTTATCCTTATGCCTCGGTCACCTTTATAGGTAATGCGGCGGCATCCGATCCCACCACGTTATTAGTCAGTGGTGAAGCCGATGGTTTCGGTATTCGTCTACGTGACAGTCAGGGTGAAATATTAACGCTGGGTCAGCCCTCTCCGGGATATGAACTGAGCGAGACTGATAACGTTTTAAAATTTTCCGCATCGCTGGTACCGGTTCAAAAATATATAAGAGCGGGCGAGTTTACTGCGGTTGCGCAGTTTTTTATGGATTACCACTAA
- a CDS encoding ABC transporter — MVRFFIIWSVFSFKNSTGWLYNAKRDFSQGRLLLLRKMVRYLPLPALLTVAKGLCALRLLGRPFRLRNAVANENARCLIGQTGRVDAVWVAVRRRLLEEAATWGQNPELLRQIRACASELDAVVAPLHQQNIPYILAPLHTVSDVLAAMVGACVTPGKASVVVSSSAELYNAQTRALGGIDLSYCSIHQQNKTLAGSLMGLITDVAAGQQNMIIFPDISPDYTLQAEGALAAKLPCRLFGRSAKLHNGVVRLSGVIAAQVVFYHLSYDNGLRIHIHPPVSSQNVAHALPGIIESTLREHPQEWLLWHSHSLFFINH; from the coding sequence GTGGTCAGATTTTTTATTATCTGGAGCGTGTTTAGTTTTAAAAACAGCACGGGATGGCTGTATAACGCGAAACGTGATTTTTCTCAGGGAAGGCTGCTTCTGCTGCGAAAAATGGTGCGTTATCTGCCGCTGCCTGCGTTGCTGACCGTGGCGAAAGGACTTTGCGCGCTACGGTTGCTGGGGCGTCCATTCCGTTTACGCAATGCCGTGGCAAACGAAAACGCCCGTTGCCTGATCGGGCAAACTGGTCGGGTGGACGCGGTCTGGGTTGCCGTGCGTCGCCGACTGCTGGAAGAAGCCGCGACCTGGGGACAAAACCCAGAGCTGTTACGGCAGATCCGCGCCTGCGCGTCTGAACTCGACGCGGTTGTCGCACCACTGCATCAGCAGAACATACCTTACATTCTGGCACCGTTACATACGGTGTCGGACGTACTGGCGGCGATGGTTGGTGCCTGCGTCACGCCAGGCAAAGCCAGCGTGGTGGTCTCTTCCAGCGCTGAACTTTATAACGCGCAGACTCGCGCGCTTGGCGGTATCGACCTTTCCTACTGCTCCATTCATCAGCAGAACAAAACGCTGGCCGGCAGCCTGATGGGACTCATCACCGATGTCGCCGCCGGGCAGCAGAACATGATTATTTTTCCCGATATTTCGCCGGACTACACCTTACAGGCCGAAGGGGCGCTGGCAGCGAAATTGCCGTGTCGTTTATTCGGTCGCAGCGCGAAGTTACACAATGGCGTGGTTCGCCTCTCCGGGGTGATTGCGGCGCAGGTGGTGTTTTATCACCTCAGTTATGACAACGGCCTGCGCATCCACATTCATCCACCGGTGAGCAGCCAGAACGTCGCCCACGCGCTGCCCGGCATTATTGAATCCACTCTGCGTGAACATCCGCAGGAGTGGCTCCTTTGGCACAGCCATTCTCTCTTCTTTATTAATCATTGA
- a CDS encoding DUF4762 domain-containing protein, producing MKKLTAIEVANVVGGTCKTCETTYQNVTVGGVTSCKELTTCTDKHGSTTSMKDANASKCGGIPNRF from the coding sequence ATGAAAAAATTAACTGCAATCGAAGTGGCTAACGTTGTGGGCGGAACCTGTAAAACCTGCGAAACAACGTATCAGAACGTCACCGTTGGTGGTGTGACCTCCTGTAAGGAACTGACAACCTGCACGGATAAGCACGGTAGCACCACGTCAATGAAAGATGCAAATGCCAGCAAGTGTGGTGGGATTCCGAACCGCTTCTAA
- a CDS encoding fimbrial protein: MHRITMIFACLLTTFAPAPVWALGELIGGDLSFNGVVMAYPCSIAPESERVPVDFGNISTKSLYINGKTVPVPFTIKLEDCTPNVFNSVTVTFSGAANGNLADRLAISATSPGNAGGVGVGLLEEDDTPVRLNVATRPTAIGDTVLRLNFQAFVEAEPAALANGTLTTGPFTATANYTLNYQ, from the coding sequence ATGCATCGCATAACAATGATCTTTGCCTGTTTATTGACGACGTTCGCTCCGGCCCCGGTATGGGCATTGGGGGAGTTGATTGGCGGCGATCTCAGTTTCAACGGCGTAGTGATGGCTTACCCGTGCAGCATTGCGCCCGAGTCAGAACGGGTGCCGGTCGATTTCGGAAACATATCGACAAAGTCATTGTATATCAACGGCAAAACAGTACCTGTTCCGTTCACGATCAAATTAGAGGATTGCACGCCAAACGTCTTTAATTCTGTGACGGTAACGTTCAGCGGGGCTGCCAATGGCAATCTGGCGGACCGACTGGCGATCAGCGCGACGTCACCGGGCAATGCGGGTGGCGTCGGGGTTGGCCTGCTGGAAGAGGACGATACGCCCGTGCGTCTGAATGTGGCGACTCGTCCGACCGCGATCGGCGACACCGTTTTGCGGCTTAACTTCCAGGCGTTTGTTGAAGCCGAACCTGCTGCCTTAGCAAACGGCACCCTGACCACCGGCCCCTTTACCGCCACGGCAAATTACACATTGAACTATCAGTAA
- a CDS encoding DNA-binding response regulator, which translates to MEYRCFLYNKDLFFSQGIKTVIASLLAEQTDVLYSLTDDYTQLIWQLQTRVNDDCCLWILCDLDSLPRERIRALQLMNNFYQRENKNLIILLSEHNMPLFFTLYALLPNAHWLLKSENLANTTPFFQELLDQRRQGCCFSYSLVNYTRRRLHRREVNYTISGNEWWLMEEIFKGKSLSQISCEVNIDVRRLSYIKRHLMKRLNIRNNIALFTVFKGIMP; encoded by the coding sequence ATGGAGTATCGGTGTTTTCTTTACAATAAAGATCTCTTTTTTTCGCAAGGAATAAAAACGGTCATTGCCAGTTTGCTCGCGGAGCAGACGGACGTTTTATATTCCTTAACGGATGACTACACGCAGCTTATCTGGCAGCTACAGACTCGCGTTAATGATGACTGCTGCCTGTGGATCCTGTGCGATCTGGACAGCCTGCCGCGGGAGCGGATTCGTGCGCTGCAACTCATGAATAATTTCTATCAGCGTGAAAATAAGAATCTGATTATTTTATTAAGCGAGCACAACATGCCGCTATTTTTCACGCTTTATGCGCTCTTGCCAAACGCCCATTGGTTATTGAAAAGCGAGAATCTCGCCAATACCACCCCTTTTTTTCAGGAATTATTGGATCAACGACGTCAGGGATGCTGCTTTAGCTATTCATTGGTGAATTACACGCGCAGAAGACTGCACCGCCGGGAAGTGAATTATACGATTTCCGGTAATGAATGGTGGCTGATGGAAGAGATATTCAAAGGAAAATCGCTGTCGCAGATTTCCTGCGAGGTAAATATCGATGTCCGACGCCTGAGCTATATCAAGCGGCACTTAATGAAGCGACTGAATATCAGAAACAACATTGCGTTATTTACGGTGTTCAAGGGAATTATGCCGTGA
- a CDS encoding fimbrial protein: MQNPLTTVALLAMGVAFQCGADVPAQPQHNAQEHVSEDSGIVRFHGSVFASPCVLMTQGRIQDVEMGEISAQHFRQAGDRSEPVRFKLHLKDCLKGASQSRGSLASRTTGNDWRAYSTGEQAVQLTFVGESDHNNGQLLRAHGTTQGAGVRLLDKDGNALDVGQTHAPWLVNSGDSELNFMAALESTGLHVSAGDFSSLVRLKMEYL, translated from the coding sequence ATGCAAAATCCTTTAACCACTGTGGCCCTCCTCGCGATGGGCGTGGCGTTTCAGTGCGGGGCGGATGTGCCGGCGCAGCCACAACATAACGCTCAGGAACATGTCAGCGAAGATAGCGGCATTGTCCGGTTTCACGGTTCTGTGTTTGCTTCTCCCTGCGTACTGATGACACAAGGGCGCATTCAGGACGTCGAGATGGGCGAGATCAGCGCGCAGCATTTTCGTCAGGCGGGCGATCGCAGCGAGCCGGTGCGCTTCAAGTTGCACCTGAAGGACTGCCTGAAAGGGGCGTCGCAGTCGCGAGGGAGTCTGGCTTCCAGAACCACCGGGAATGACTGGCGGGCTTACAGCACCGGGGAGCAGGCGGTGCAACTGACGTTTGTCGGCGAGTCCGACCACAATAACGGACAGCTGTTACGCGCCCACGGTACGACTCAGGGCGCGGGCGTGCGCCTGCTCGATAAGGACGGGAATGCGCTGGATGTCGGCCAGACCCATGCCCCCTGGCTGGTGAATTCCGGTGACAGTGAGCTGAATTTTATGGCGGCGCTGGAATCCACCGGTTTGCATGTGAGCGCGGGCGACTTTAGCAGCCTGGTCCGCCTGAAGATGGAGTACTTGTAA
- a CDS encoding ATP-binding cassette domain-containing protein, translated as MTTTIPNLIFQEETNECGLACVAMLAQTQGQPVSLATLRELFPASDHGTSLDTLMSILARLGIATTPVLFEHDELSSLPLPAILHYGASHYVLLAWRKGNHVCVMNPAIGEQWLPFAALKQEISGYALIVEAEQASAADPDLPLPTTAQSAPRAMSMQETAAVPGIYRLMLLTFLVSLTLFLMPTMVSSAINQAFSSVESSGFPYGWFILAFVASSLMALGVRVVSERFIKRFVLIHSGVGFSRLLRNPLRFFEKRAPGEIFSRFTAWQIGLLQKIELDNGLRSDWVICAIALAVMFWIAPVLAAISAVGVTVMGIISVWAVIRDRWFTQQLQLKSATLNDFFMETIQGILTVKTAGLEGQRQGQFANFSRDLFSCLQRQKVYQQVKEGLYQLTGSLEMVVFMLVVLPMVHNKLISLGDFFAYSFLRQIFTSYVTRIFYAIIQKSQLNVIDTRAHALFAPRDEDAPAPLAAQPPADTVPDLTFESLCYGYDPARPVLSSVSLSLRAGEQIAIVGESGAGKSTLLRLIAGLFSPQAGGCYAADTALPAQQLAQFVCLQSQEDILFNASVRENITLFDAHYRERDRGRIEALLESLALGEVVRGLPGGIDALIRESHAALSLGQRQRLLLARALYSSRPILLLDEPTANLDDDTAAIVMETIHAHCQKAGKSLIVVTHSDAILSRFQRVYQLTEGKLSPLEVNV; from the coding sequence ATGACAACCACGATCCCGAATCTGATCTTTCAGGAAGAGACCAACGAATGCGGACTGGCGTGCGTGGCGATGCTGGCGCAGACGCAGGGGCAGCCCGTTTCGCTGGCTACATTGCGCGAGCTGTTTCCGGCGTCCGATCACGGTACCTCGCTGGATACGCTGATGAGCATCCTGGCGCGACTGGGCATTGCCACGACGCCGGTGCTGTTTGAGCACGATGAGCTGAGCAGTCTGCCGCTGCCGGCCATTTTGCATTACGGCGCGAGCCACTATGTCCTGCTGGCCTGGCGCAAAGGCAACCACGTCTGCGTGATGAATCCGGCGATTGGCGAGCAGTGGCTGCCGTTTGCCGCGCTTAAGCAGGAGATCAGCGGCTATGCCCTGATTGTCGAAGCTGAGCAAGCGTCAGCCGCCGACCCTGATTTACCGTTGCCGACAACAGCGCAGAGTGCGCCGCGGGCGATGAGTATGCAGGAGACCGCTGCGGTGCCGGGGATCTATCGGCTGATGCTGTTGACCTTTCTCGTCTCGCTAACGCTGTTTCTGATGCCGACGATGGTAAGCAGCGCCATCAACCAGGCCTTCTCCAGCGTGGAAAGCAGCGGCTTTCCCTACGGCTGGTTTATCCTGGCGTTTGTCGCCTCTTCACTGATGGCGCTCGGTGTGCGGGTCGTTAGCGAACGCTTTATCAAACGCTTTGTGCTGATCCACAGCGGCGTGGGATTTTCCCGCCTGCTCCGTAACCCGCTGCGCTTTTTCGAAAAAAGGGCGCCGGGGGAGATCTTCAGCCGCTTCACGGCCTGGCAGATTGGCCTGCTGCAAAAAATTGAACTGGATAACGGCCTGCGCTCCGACTGGGTGATCTGCGCGATCGCACTGGCTGTCATGTTCTGGATTGCGCCCGTGCTGGCGGCGATCTCCGCCGTCGGCGTCACGGTGATGGGGATCATCAGCGTCTGGGCGGTGATCCGCGACCGCTGGTTCACCCAGCAACTGCAGTTGAAAAGCGCCACCCTGAACGATTTTTTCATGGAGACCATTCAGGGCATTTTGACCGTCAAAACCGCCGGACTGGAAGGTCAGCGTCAGGGGCAGTTTGCCAACTTCAGCCGCGATCTGTTTTCGTGTCTGCAGCGCCAGAAGGTCTATCAGCAGGTGAAAGAGGGGTTGTATCAGCTCACCGGGAGTCTGGAGATGGTGGTGTTCATGCTGGTGGTCCTGCCGATGGTGCACAACAAACTGATCTCACTGGGCGATTTTTTTGCCTACAGCTTCCTGCGGCAAATATTCACCTCCTACGTTACGCGGATTTTCTACGCCATCATTCAGAAATCTCAGTTGAATGTGATAGACACCCGCGCCCATGCGCTGTTTGCGCCGCGAGACGAAGACGCACCCGCACCGCTGGCGGCACAGCCTCCCGCCGATACGGTGCCGGACCTGACGTTTGAGTCGCTGTGTTACGGCTACGATCCTGCAAGACCGGTGCTGTCGTCGGTTTCGCTGTCGCTGCGCGCGGGCGAGCAGATTGCGATTGTCGGTGAATCCGGCGCAGGTAAGAGCACCTTACTGCGGCTGATTGCCGGACTGTTTTCTCCTCAGGCGGGTGGCTGTTATGCCGCTGACACCGCGCTCCCGGCGCAGCAACTGGCGCAGTTTGTCTGCCTGCAAAGTCAGGAGGATATTTTGTTTAATGCCTCGGTTCGCGAAAACATCACCCTGTTCGATGCGCACTACCGTGAACGTGACCGTGGGCGGATTGAGGCGCTGCTGGAATCCCTCGCGCTGGGTGAGGTGGTGCGTGGATTACCGGGCGGTATCGACGCCCTGATCCGTGAAAGCCATGCGGCGCTTTCGCTCGGTCAACGTCAGCGGTTATTGCTGGCGCGTGCGCTGTACAGTTCGCGTCCGATTTTGTTGCTCGACGAACCGACCGCCAATCTTGATGACGACACGGCAGCCATTGTGATGGAGACGATTCACGCGCATTGCCAGAAAGCCGGTAAGTCACTGATTGTGGTCACCCACAGCGACGCGATTCTGTCGCGGTTCCAGCGGGTTTATCAACTCACTGAAGGCAAACTCAGCCCGCTGGAGGTCAACGTATGA